In the bacterium SCSIO 12741 genome, TAATGAGCAATTCGGAAGGCTCGTGATGGTTTTTGTATCGCAAATAATGCTTCCAAACATCCTCCTGGCCATTGGGGGTAATAAAATGGAAGAGTCCACCCTTCTTCAGGTACTTTTTCACCTGCTGCACCACCAGTCGCACATCGGTAACGTGCTCTAAAATATCTCGGGCGATAACCAGGTCGAATCGATTGTCCAATTCAACCACATGCCTATCGGGTATTCCCTGAACAGTGGCATATCCATGATGGCTCTTATTGAAATCCAACACTTCCTGATTCACATCCATAACGGTTACCTGTGCCTCAGGAAATACAAATTGGATCCCCTGACTAAAGTACCCCGATCCAGGACCTAGCTCCAAAATCTGTTGAGGCTGCTCGCCCCGCTTCTGCAATCCACGGGCGAAAAGAACACCCCGACGAAAATTGCGAACCGCGTTGCGCTGCATTTCTTGTTGCCCTGAGCGAAGGCCCTCTTCTATGTAGTAAGCCAAACAGCCGCGAGCCGTTTCTTCTTCATTAAGCATGGGATCCAATTGGGTGTGCTGGCAGTTGGGACACTTTACCAAATCCGAAGATTGAATATCCCAATAATCAACTTCACCAATTTTAATTCCTTCCTGAGAACCACATACCCGGCAT is a window encoding:
- a CDS encoding class I SAM-dependent methyltransferase: MIGSMLKGLPAPLTGEKCVRKEPCRVCGSQEGIKIGEVDYWDIQSSDLVKCPNCQHTQLDPMLNEEETARGCLAYYIEEGLRSGQQEMQRNAVRNFRRGVLFARGLQKRGEQPQQILELGPGSGYFSQGIQFVFPEAQVTVMDVNQEVLDFNKSHHGYATVQGIPDRHVVELDNRFDLVIARDILEHVTDVRLVVQQVKKYLKKGGLFHFITPNGQEDVWKHYLRYKNHHEPSELLINHVNYFDGKGLKELLKQEGLNPVEYYTYKIKTSLKGKGRKNKPKLVADSSKRRAAGDYIGREKELQAESWDKQSILNEWYINPQNKGLAYAYSSFQHGVLFKINPEYNVGHEFYGIFRKESSK